Proteins encoded by one window of Deltaproteobacteria bacterium:
- a CDS encoding spermidine synthase → MRKDRRPVRASGTVPPPPALSVVPGIGRERSTMGRTILYGLFAASGFAGLIYESIWTHYLKLFLGHAAYAQTLVVAIFMGGLAVGSALAAHLVGRWRNLLVAYAVTEAAVAACALVFHDLFVVATGWAHDSVLPRFAGFKWALSAALILPQCILLGMTFPLMTGGVLRSYPDRPGRSLSMLYFTNSLGAAAGVLVSGFVLVPAAGLAGTVRFAGLLNLAVAGAVFLLARAAPPLQAPLPPGGGRDRRIRFFLSIALLTGASSFIYEVTWIRMLALVLGASTHAFELMLSAFILGLALGGLWIQRRIDRLQAPVRTLAFLQMAMGLLALCTLPLYGKTFDVMRWLITSLDHTDSGYRWFVVASNGIALAIMLPATFCAGTTLPLITFHLLRRGGGESSIGAVYAANTVGAIAGVFFAVHIGLPLLGLKPLLAFGAAIDIALGIALLWTAAAGLARKRLSLAWTAAGVATVTVAMLFVKLDPYRMASGVYRSGNLLEAGRNDILFHRDGKTATVDVVRHRETNLVEILTNGKSDAAIAVKPRLDPSTDEPTMILMGALAMALHPQGRTVACIGFGSGLTTHTLLANPALARVDTVEIEREMVRGAQSFRPLNERAFSDPRSRVVIDDAKTYFSTRQEKYDVIVSEPSNPWVSGVAGLFSDEFYRIMRRHLADRGVFAQWLQLYEIDVPLVVSVLKALEANFSDYVVYASTGYDVLIFAANGGAMPSLDPRVLMNPQLAEPLARIGVRGIQDLEARLVGTRKSWEGLTRTIEVPMNSDYAPFLDQNAARALFLRTRAGILTLFQKTPFPAVELLSGLSRSRGITTISPAPTFENARRSGEAMYLFEVLLERVDPRKVRFIASDDLHDDACSVATWLEGCGTPPFPSLARVLQRSLADLSVDEADAIFRSLHSSRCAFSLNPLERDWLDLLHAVGRRDPAGMIAGARRVLVEPRALSAPAVRYAVAAGMLGALAQGDVAGASEVWTRYGSSIAVADDLLLRTLVARTGIAQ, encoded by the coding sequence CTCGGACATGCCGCTTACGCGCAGACGCTCGTCGTGGCCATCTTCATGGGGGGGTTGGCGGTCGGATCGGCCCTCGCGGCGCACCTCGTGGGTCGCTGGCGTAACCTGCTCGTCGCGTATGCAGTGACCGAAGCTGCCGTTGCCGCGTGCGCTTTGGTCTTCCACGATCTTTTCGTGGTCGCAACGGGATGGGCGCACGATTCCGTCCTCCCGCGCTTCGCAGGGTTCAAGTGGGCGCTTTCCGCTGCGCTCATCCTCCCTCAATGCATTCTGCTGGGCATGACGTTCCCGTTGATGACCGGCGGAGTTCTGCGCTCGTATCCGGACCGGCCCGGCCGCTCGCTCTCCATGCTCTACTTCACGAACAGCCTGGGCGCGGCGGCAGGGGTCCTGGTGAGTGGCTTTGTGCTGGTGCCCGCGGCTGGGCTTGCCGGCACCGTTCGCTTCGCCGGCCTTCTCAACCTGGCCGTCGCCGGAGCGGTCTTCCTGCTCGCCCGCGCGGCGCCGCCCCTGCAAGCGCCGTTGCCGCCCGGCGGCGGACGCGATCGCAGGATCCGCTTCTTTCTCTCGATCGCGCTCCTCACGGGGGCCTCTTCTTTCATCTACGAGGTCACCTGGATCCGCATGCTCGCACTCGTACTTGGCGCGTCCACTCATGCGTTCGAGTTGATGCTGAGCGCCTTCATCCTCGGGCTCGCTCTCGGCGGATTGTGGATCCAGCGCCGCATCGATCGTCTCCAAGCGCCGGTTCGCACGCTGGCATTCCTGCAGATGGCGATGGGCCTTCTGGCGCTGTGCACGCTGCCGCTCTACGGCAAGACGTTCGACGTGATGCGATGGCTCATCACCAGTCTCGACCACACCGACAGCGGCTACCGATGGTTCGTCGTCGCGAGCAACGGGATCGCTCTCGCGATCATGCTGCCGGCAACCTTTTGCGCCGGTACCACGCTACCCCTCATCACCTTCCACCTCTTGAGGCGTGGCGGCGGCGAGTCAAGCATCGGCGCCGTCTACGCTGCCAACACTGTCGGTGCCATCGCTGGCGTCTTCTTCGCCGTTCATATCGGGCTGCCTCTGCTGGGCCTGAAGCCGCTGCTGGCGTTCGGCGCTGCGATCGACATCGCTCTCGGAATCGCGCTGCTGTGGACAGCCGCGGCGGGTTTGGCCCGCAAGAGGCTCTCGCTGGCATGGACGGCGGCCGGCGTGGCGACAGTCACGGTGGCAATGCTGTTCGTGAAGCTGGACCCGTACCGGATGGCGTCCGGGGTCTACCGCAGCGGGAACCTCCTCGAGGCGGGCCGCAACGACATCCTCTTCCATCGCGACGGCAAGACCGCGACGGTGGACGTAGTGCGACATCGTGAGACCAATCTCGTCGAGATCCTGACCAACGGGAAGAGCGATGCCGCAATCGCCGTCAAGCCCCGGCTCGATCCGTCGACTGACGAGCCGACGATGATTCTCATGGGTGCGCTGGCGATGGCGCTGCATCCCCAAGGGCGCACGGTCGCCTGCATCGGCTTCGGCTCGGGATTGACCACCCACACGCTGCTCGCGAATCCGGCGTTGGCGCGCGTGGACACCGTGGAGATCGAACGGGAGATGGTGCGCGGCGCGCAGAGCTTCCGCCCGCTCAATGAGCGCGCATTCAGCGACCCGCGCTCGCGGGTCGTGATCGACGACGCCAAGACCTACTTCTCCACGCGGCAAGAGAAATACGACGTGATCGTCTCCGAGCCGTCGAACCCGTGGGTGAGCGGCGTCGCCGGGCTCTTCTCCGACGAATTCTATCGGATCATGCGGCGCCATCTCGCCGATCGCGGCGTGTTCGCGCAGTGGTTGCAGCTCTACGAGATCGATGTTCCGCTGGTCGTCTCGGTGCTCAAGGCCCTCGAGGCAAACTTCTCCGACTACGTGGTCTACGCCAGCACCGGTTACGACGTGCTCATCTTCGCCGCGAACGGCGGCGCCATGCCATCGCTCGACCCCCGCGTGCTGATGAACCCGCAGCTCGCAGAGCCGTTGGCACGGATCGGCGTGCGGGGGATTCAGGATCTCGAGGCTCGGCTGGTCGGAACGCGGAAATCATGGGAAGGCCTCACCCGGACCATCGAGGTGCCGATGAACTCGGACTATGCCCCGTTCCTGGATCAGAACGCGGCGCGCGCTCTCTTCCTGCGGACGCGCGCGGGCATTCTGACGCTGTTCCAGAAGACTCCGTTCCCGGCGGTGGAGCTGCTGTCCGGATTGTCGCGGTCGAGGGGGATCACGACGATTTCGCCTGCGCCGACGTTCGAGAACGCGCGGCGCAGCGGGGAAGCGATGTACCTGTTCGAAGTGCTTCTCGAGCGCGTCGACCCCCGCAAGGTACGCTTCATCGCTTCGGATGACCTGCATGACGATGCCTGCAGTGTCGCAACCTGGCTCGAGGGCTGCGGCACGCCGCCGTTCCCGAGCCTGGCGCGGGTGCTGCAGCGCTCGCTCGCGGACTTGAGCGTGGACGAGGCTGACGCGATCTTCCGCTCCCTTCATTCCAGTCGCTGCGCGTTCTCGTTGAATCCCCTGGAACGCGATTGGCTCGACCTGCTCCATGCCGTCGGACGGCGCGATCCCGCTGGCATGATTGCCGGCGCGCGGCGGGTGCTCGTCGAACCACGCGCGTTGAGCGCGCCGGCAGTCCGCTACGCGGTCGCGGCGGGCATGCTGGGCGCGCTCGCGCAGGGTGATGTAGCGGGAGCCAGCGAGGTCTGGACGCGATACGGAAGTTCCATCGCCGTCGCCGACGATCTCCTGCTGCGCACGCTGGTCGCCCGGACCGGCATCGCGCAGTAG